From a single Staphylococcus epidermidis genomic region:
- a CDS encoding SDR family NAD(P)-dependent oxidoreductase: MVNIMEKFKLTGKVAMVIGGATGIGKAMAEALAQAGANIVIADLQSNIGQETATTISTQSGVKTTSLKLDITHSDEVNQIVDYVVREYGKIDILVNNASISIQDDTENISYEEWLKEINLSLNGAFSVAQTVGRQMIEKGSGSIINVSSVLGLIANKTQDQSSYETSKAGVTMLTKSLAREWSRYGIKVNAIAPGYMRTIETEKILNDNTETNTTPMERVGEPEELAGITVYLASDASSFTQGSVFNIDGGYSAL; the protein is encoded by the coding sequence ATGGTAAACATTATGGAAAAATTTAAATTAACTGGTAAGGTGGCAATGGTCATTGGAGGTGCAACTGGCATTGGTAAAGCTATGGCAGAGGCATTAGCACAAGCAGGGGCAAATATCGTTATCGCTGATTTGCAATCCAATATTGGTCAAGAAACAGCCACAACTATATCTACACAATCAGGTGTTAAAACCACATCATTAAAATTAGATATAACTCATTCAGATGAAGTAAATCAAATTGTTGATTATGTAGTAAGGGAATATGGAAAAATAGATATTCTTGTCAATAACGCTAGTATCTCAATTCAAGATGATACTGAAAATATTTCGTATGAAGAATGGTTAAAAGAAATCAATTTAAGCTTAAATGGAGCATTCTCTGTAGCGCAAACAGTAGGACGTCAAATGATTGAGAAGGGTAGTGGTTCGATAATTAATGTCTCTTCAGTATTAGGATTGATTGCTAATAAAACGCAAGACCAGAGCTCTTATGAAACGTCTAAAGCCGGTGTGACGATGCTGACTAAAAGCTTAGCTAGAGAATGGTCTAGATATGGAATTAAAGTAAATGCAATTGCCCCTGGTTACATGAGAACAATCGAAACGGAAAAGATACTAAATGATAATACTGAAACAAATACAACGCCTATGGAACGAGTAGGTGAGCCTGAAGAATTAGCTGGAATAACAGTTTATCTTGCTTCTGATGCATCATCGTTTACTCAAGGTAGTGTATTTAATATTGATGGCGGTTATTCAGCATTATAA
- a CDS encoding IS3 family transposase (programmed frameshift) produces the protein MKRASYSVETKYKAVEMKAAGFSTKEIMKELNIRNRTQVKTWWRWYRNGESYRFSQQVGKQYTYGKGLEELSEVEQLKLENKRKDIELDIFKKVQGIGKEVVPTVVIDLVDQLKVKYSIKLILEVLNIPKSTYYRWKNKTYKNDTVTQKVIELCKANHYTYGYRKITALINQCYTSPINHKRVQRMMQKHHLNCRVRPKKTTRIGKPYYKTDNLLQRQFKASCPMEVLTTDITYLPFGHSMLYLSSIMDIYNGEIVAYKIDDKQDQSLVNDTLNQIDIPEGCILHSDQGSVYTSYAYYQLCEEKGIIRSMSRKGTPADNAPIESFHSSLKSETFYINNELNRSNHIVIDIVEKYIKNYNNNRIQQKLGYLSPVKYRELIA, from the exons ATGAAAAGAGCTTCTTATTCAGTAGAAACAAAGTATAAAGCAGTTGAAATGAAAGCAGCAGGATTTTCAACAAAAGAAATTATGAAAGAATTAAATATTAGAAATAGGACGCAAGTGAAAACTTGGTGGCGATGGTATCGAAATGGGGAAAGTTATAGATTTTCACAACAAGTTGGTAAACAATATACCTACGGTAAAGGATTAGAAGAGCTGTCAGAAGTAGAACAATTAAAATTAGAAAATAAGAGAAAAGATATAGAATTGGATATTT TTAAAAAAGTACAAGGCATTGGAAAGGAAGTGGTACCAACAGTAGTCATAGATTTAGTGGATCAATTAAAAGTAAAATATTCAATCAAATTGATACTAGAAGTATTAAACATACCTAAATCAACATATTACCGATGGAAAAACAAAACCTATAAAAATGATACCGTAACACAAAAAGTCATTGAATTATGTAAAGCTAACCACTATACCTACGGTTATCGTAAGATTACAGCATTGATTAATCAATGTTATACATCACCAATTAATCATAAGAGAGTACAGAGAATGATGCAGAAGCATCATTTGAACTGCCGAGTTAGACCTAAAAAGACGACAAGAATAGGTAAACCGTATTATAAAACGGACAATTTATTACAAAGACAATTTAAAGCGAGTTGTCCAATGGAAGTATTAACAACCGATATTACTTATTTACCATTTGGTCATTCTATGTTGTATTTATCTTCGATAATGGATATTTATAACGGAGAAATTGTGGCGTATAAAATAGATGATAAACAAGACCAAAGTTTAGTTAATGATACATTAAATCAAATCGATATACCTGAAGGTTGTATATTACATAGTGATCAAGGCAGCGTTTATACATCTTATGCTTATTATCAATTGTGCGAAGAAAAAGGCATTATCAGAAGTATGTCCCGAAAGGGAACACCTGCCGATAACGCCCCGATAGAAAGTTTCCATTCCTCGCTAAAGTCTGAAACTTTTTACATCAATAATGAGCTTAATCGCTCTAATCATATTGTAATAGATATTGTCGAAAAGTACATTAAAAACTATAATAATAATCGAATTCAACAAAAACTAGGCTACTTATCCCCAGTAAAATACAGAGAATTAATAGCCTAG
- a CDS encoding isoprenylcysteine carboxyl methyltransferase family protein, translating into MILTILFIFFCIRLISLKILMQHAKQLKVDGAVEYGIKNSKFLAITHVLIYMSAAIEAFIRKDTFSLLNGIGLIILIIAYIMLFIVIKTLGRIWTLKLFILPNHPIIKSGLYKVTKHPNYFLNIIPELIGVLLLTNATYTTLLLVPYAYFLIVRIRQEEKLMNI; encoded by the coding sequence ATGATTTTAACTATCTTATTTATCTTTTTCTGTATTCGACTCATCAGCTTAAAGATATTAATGCAACATGCAAAACAGCTAAAGGTAGATGGAGCCGTGGAATATGGTATTAAAAATTCAAAATTTCTAGCCATTACTCACGTGTTGATTTACATGAGTGCAGCTATAGAAGCATTCATTCGTAAGGATACATTTAGTCTACTTAACGGCATTGGCTTAATCATATTGATCATCGCTTATATCATGCTATTTATAGTTATTAAGACATTAGGTCGTATTTGGACTTTGAAATTATTTATACTGCCCAATCACCCTATTATTAAGTCAGGGTTATATAAAGTAACGAAACATCCAAACTATTTTTTAAATATCATTCCCGAATTAATTGGTGTATTACTACTAACAAATGCTACATACACAACACTCTTATTAGTTCCATATGCTTATTTTTTAATTGTACGTATCCGTCAAGAAGAGAAATTAATGAATATATAA
- the uhpT gene encoding hexose-6-phosphate:phosphate antiporter, protein MNFFDIHKIPNKGIPLAVQRKLWLRNFMQAFFVVFFVYMAMYLIRNNFKAAQPLLKEEIGLSTLELGYIGLAFSITYGLGKTLLGYFVDGRNTKRIISFLLILSAITVLIMGFVLSYFGSVMGLLIVLWGLNGIFQSVGGPASYSTISRWAPRTKRGRYLGFWNTSHNIGGAIAGGVALWGANTFFHGNVVGMFIFPSIIALIIGIVTLFIGKDDPEELGWNRAEEIWEEPIDQENIDSQGMTKWDIFKKYILGNPVIWILCISNVFVYIVRIGIDNWAPLYVSEHLHFNKGDAVNTIFYFEIGALVASLLWGYISDLLKGRRAIVAIGCMFMITFVVLFYTNATSVTMVNISLFALGALIFGPQLLIGVSLTGFVPKNAISVANGMTGSFAYLFGDSMAKVGLAAIADPTRNGLNIFGYTLSGWTDVFIVFYVALFLGMILLAIVAYYEEKKIRKLKI, encoded by the coding sequence ATGAACTTTTTTGATATTCATAAAATACCAAACAAAGGGATACCATTAGCTGTACAACGCAAATTATGGCTTAGAAACTTTATGCAAGCGTTTTTTGTCGTATTCTTTGTTTACATGGCGATGTATTTAATTCGAAACAATTTTAAAGCGGCACAACCGTTATTAAAAGAAGAAATCGGATTATCAACATTAGAACTGGGTTATATAGGATTAGCGTTTAGTATTACTTACGGTTTAGGAAAAACATTACTCGGTTATTTTGTCGATGGTCGTAATACGAAGCGTATTATTTCCTTCTTATTAATATTATCTGCGATTACAGTACTTATTATGGGATTTGTATTAAGTTACTTCGGCTCTGTGATGGGACTATTAATTGTACTGTGGGGGCTTAACGGTATATTTCAATCTGTGGGTGGGCCTGCAAGTTATTCAACGATTTCAAGGTGGGCACCTCGAACAAAGCGTGGACGTTATTTAGGATTTTGGAATACATCACATAACATTGGTGGTGCAATTGCTGGCGGTGTCGCACTCTGGGGTGCGAATACATTTTTCCACGGTAATGTCGTTGGGATGTTTATTTTTCCTTCTATTATCGCTTTAATCATTGGAATCGTGACATTATTTATTGGGAAAGATGATCCAGAAGAATTAGGTTGGAATCGTGCTGAAGAAATTTGGGAAGAGCCTATCGATCAAGAAAATATTGATTCTCAAGGTATGACTAAATGGGATATCTTTAAAAAATATATCCTGGGAAATCCAGTGATTTGGATTTTGTGTATCTCAAATGTTTTCGTATATATCGTGCGTATTGGTATTGATAATTGGGCGCCGCTATACGTATCAGAGCATTTACACTTTAATAAGGGTGACGCGGTTAATACTATTTTCTACTTTGAAATAGGAGCATTAGTAGCCAGTTTATTATGGGGTTATATCTCAGACCTTTTAAAAGGACGTCGTGCGATTGTAGCGATTGGATGTATGTTTATGATTACCTTTGTTGTGCTGTTTTATACGAACGCAACAAGTGTGACAATGGTCAATATTTCTCTATTTGCATTAGGCGCTTTAATCTTCGGTCCACAGTTACTCATTGGTGTATCTCTGACTGGCTTTGTTCCTAAAAATGCAATTAGTGTCGCTAACGGTATGACAGGTTCATTCGCATATCTATTCGGGGATTCAATGGCTAAAGTGGGTCTGGCTGCAATCGCTGATCCAACACGTAATGGTCTAAATATTTTTGGGTATACGTTGAGTGGTTGGACAGATGTCTTTATTGTATTCTATGTAGCTTTATTCTTAGGAATGATACTATTAGCCATTGTTGCTTATTACGAAGAAAAGAAAATTAGAAAATTAAAAATTTAA
- a CDS encoding response regulator transcription factor: MFKVVICDDERIIRQGLKQMIPWKEYHFTTIYTATDGVEALSLIRQHQPELVITDIRMPRKNGVDLLDDIKDLDCQVIILSSYDDFEYMKAGIQHHVLDYLLKPVDHTQLEHILDILVQRLLERPHSTNDDAAYYTAFQPLLKIDYDDYYVNQILSQIKQHYHKKVTVLDLINPIVVSESYAMRTFKEHVGITIVDYLNRYRILKSLHLLDQHYKHYEIAEKVGFSEYKMFCYHFKKYLHMSPSDYNKLSK, encoded by the coding sequence ATGTTTAAAGTAGTTATTTGTGATGATGAACGGATTATACGACAAGGTTTAAAACAAATGATTCCATGGAAGGAATATCATTTTACAACTATTTACACTGCCACAGACGGCGTAGAAGCATTGTCTTTAATTCGCCAACATCAACCTGAACTCGTCATTACTGATATACGAATGCCTCGAAAAAATGGTGTTGACCTACTAGATGACATCAAAGACCTTGATTGCCAAGTTATCATTTTATCTAGTTATGACGACTTCGAATATATGAAAGCCGGCATTCAACACCATGTTCTTGATTATTTACTAAAGCCAGTAGACCACACTCAATTAGAGCATATTCTAGACATATTAGTTCAAAGGTTATTAGAACGTCCACATTCTACCAATGATGACGCGGCATATTATACTGCCTTTCAACCATTATTAAAAATTGATTACGATGACTATTATGTCAATCAAATTTTGTCTCAAATCAAGCAACATTATCACAAGAAAGTGACTGTTCTTGACTTAATTAATCCTATTGTTGTAAGTGAGTCATACGCCATGAGGACGTTTAAAGAACATGTAGGCATTACGATAGTTGATTATTTAAATCGTTATCGTATTTTAAAATCATTACATCTTTTAGACCAGCACTACAAGCATTATGAAATTGCTGAAAAAGTAGGTTTTTCTGAGTATAAGATGTTTTGCTATCATTTTAAAAAATATTTACATATGTCACCAAGTGATTATAATAAGCTATCAAAATAG